Sequence from the Primulina huaijiensis isolate GDHJ02 chromosome 16, ASM1229523v2, whole genome shotgun sequence genome:
agACATTGATATAAACTAGGGCACCTTATATGCTTCAACACAACATTTCAAAACTCCTACTAGTCTAAAAAAGCGCACAATCACTTGTCTCCAATCGAAGGAACACGTATCCAGATGAGAAGTAGAGAAAATGCTTCTTTCTccctattttatttcaatccaCTAAATATAGAACACGTCGGGTATCAAAAGCGATGTAACACGAAATTGAAAGCtcgaaataaataatatatcacCGTGGAGTTGAGAACTGTCGGTGTGGCAGTGAGAGAGAAGTTGGATGAGACTGAGGAACGTCTGGCTGCGTAATGGCCTTCGACGATGAGGCGGGAACGACAGGGCGGGTGCTTCGGACATTTTTTAGGGTTTGAAACTGCCTCAGGTCCTCCACTAGAACGCCACCGTTTGAAATTCAAGCTCTGATGTTTGGCAATGGGGATTTGTCTATGGGGCAAGCAAATCATAAAATTCCTTGTTGAAGCATGAAGAACCAGCGGCTTCCTCGACTCCAACCTACACTATTCTTAGATTattaaagtgaaaaaaaaaaatattttaattttaataataataaggaGTTAAATGTTCAAGTGTATTATTTATAACTAGTTACTATGTACACGAGATGCGtgtgtatataattttttttattatcatcgatggattaaagtgaaatttgacaaattatggagggactgaattgatatttgaattgttgaaataaaaataaataaaaataaaagtatgtgaaattaaaaaaaatgtaatattaatatcatataagggtaaaattggaaaaaaaaaagttggtatCCTCTCTAGGgagttattatcatgtcctcacaTGTGAcgcccaaacctcgccacgtaatcatacaacatgtgacaaAGTCAACTCACCAGGCAATAAAGGCTGATCTGCAGANTTGGATCTTTCTGATGTTCAGTTAGATCCTGATGTGTCTTATGTTGAGAGACCAGTTTGTATTTTGGATCGATCTGAACAGAAGCTTCGTAGTAAANAATTGTTAATCATAACATTTAACAATTACAATCCAGTAATCATCAGCACACTTTTCGCACGAAAGCACACACAACTAAGGACCAATCAATCATAtcgagaaatcatcaataacaAGTCAAATGCACAGACACACGCAGATAATAGCGTCATCCAACTCCCTCATCACCAACCCAACTCCTAACCATCCCAGACATCTaacatatgctctgataccaccaattgtggtgccccaaacctcgccacataatcatacaacatgtgacgtcatatgcataaaaattttcttttcaacgacgtaataatataatgcatatacaacaaaatagtgcaatcaccactctatctacgtcagtgtagcataaacagtataataaatacatacatacaactcaaataagacaatagactatactgtctctatctactataaactacaggactgtttgactaNNNNNNNNNNNNNNNNNNNNNNNNNNNNNNNNNNNNNNNNNNNNNNNNNNNNNNNNNNNNNNNNNNNNNNNNNNNNNNNNNNNNNNNNNNNNNNNNNNNNtggacaatcaaaccaccaacgatatcaacgtcatcactcccatacaactgcaacaacaacatcgatgatacgtcgcaccccaacaccggcgacagcaatatcgtcgaacgaataatatcaacgatacgtcgcacccctactccggcgacagcaatatcggtgaacgaataacatcgacgatacgtcgcaccccaacaccggagacagcaatatcgtcgaacgaacaacatcaacgtgacgtctcccaacaaatgacagccaacaatatcaacgataataaacaacaacagacataatataaaatcacccaataccagtgatttatcatcgttcaacgcaatagtattaatcaatactaaacaataacaacatatgctcgtacgttaACACGTACCTggtaatcgagtatatataaaatctggctaCTTCTTTGATCCCGAAGCTtgtgatgtatctaaataattcaacaacaattatcagatcattgtcAACGTATCAACACAGTCATAACAACCTCagtatataacatcaaatagcccaacaacaattaattaaacaaaatataaaactcgattataaattcttatcgttaAACAATTTAAGATTCTGGTGTATTTAATTCgcaatactaccatcaaatacaccataattaattaacttcaaataataggctattttacaacatccgtcaaattacgaaaactttatatcaacgtgtagcctatacttcgtagactccaaatatataatccgaattaataacaactgacaaacaactctccaaCCTCAATCCAAtgattaaaaatccataattataataaatggagaataattcaaaataacaccactataatcttctctacttcattaaaatcatacactattcaacaatcttcaacttctgtatgatttaacaatttatcggatttattccaaaaatcgacgaatttcaaacatcaccaaaactataaaatttatacctcaaatcgaagacattgtgtcaacgatcccagaactgaagtcggttcgtcgattggataaaccgataagtcacacgatcgaaaagaaaatcgaaactctATTTCCTCACTCTCACCTCACGTCTCTGTGCCCTCTCTTTGCTGAGTTCGGTGGAATTCATTACCGactcaatcaattttttttaaatattatattatattatattaataaaataaaataatataatataatataataaataatatttaatattttaacaacggtatatccctttggaccagtcaaacgatccaatttttcaaaactcaaaacatagaacttctatatctttgagttttctacgttatatccaaatctcaaatcatttggacttcatatgagcaaGATATGTNCAAtaaattgattattatttttatttacaaaaatgccatcaatactattttatagttgtaatatttacttcaggcattacatcacatttaatataatagtatagatagtatatataaaagtgtgtgttgaaatttaaaaaaaacaaaagtgtaatattaatatcatataagggtaaaattgggaaaaaaagttggtgtcctctctaggtagttattatcatgtcctcacatttaatataatagtataaataaagttttcccctatttatttataataaatttatagatgagtaattttaattttagaaatgatattaaataaattttaaaatcaattttttatttatgtccaTTTAGTgcacattattatttaatctgACATATATGTCATCCAACGAGTCCGAATATGATATTAATGAAGAGTTTATTATGATTGGCATCACTTGTTcgtaaaatattgattattttatacaTATGTGATTAAAGATTCAAAGTTTCATTTCTTTTtacatgagtttttttttatgttattattattatatgaataCAAAAACTCTTTTGTGAAACAATGTGTCAATTTTGTAAAATAGATGAGTCACtcatgaaaaattaataaattttatgtcaaaaatattttttttattgtaaatatgaggacgattgatccgtctcacgaataaagatatgtgagaccATCATACAAGATATTTACTCTTGACATGATAAACCGacaatatatttgttatttgtgGTAAAAAGGAAAAACTCTATTGTATTGCAgttcataaatatatttttaatgatatataatattattcgaaattttaaattaaatcaattgggAAGGAGAGAATAATATCCATATAATTTGAATAAgtggtttaaaaatataatcaaatattaaatagtgaatgataaaagaaaagctTCGCACGTGTACTACATATTACATGATCCATGGTCTCCATAAACGAGGAGTTGAAAAAGGAGGGAAAACCCCCCtcaaaaaccctaaaccctctCTTCTTCCACTTCCACTCTCTCGGGATGAAATTATAGGGTGTTTGTGGAGAGCGGGTTAACACAAAAGAGAAAGGATTTATTTTCccaattttttgtttgtttgttcaTTTATTCTGAGCTGGAATTTGAAATGGCGAGGTTTCTTCGAAACGCTTCTTGTATTAGGCGATACCTGTTTCCACAATTacaggttttttttttctccctaACTTACAAGCTTTGTGTCGGTTCACTTCATTATATTTCCTTTTCGATACGAGGCTGGTTTTTTTGTTACAAATGATCAGTCTTTTTTGACAGGGACCCATATggtcatataaaatattttcgcTTTCAAAACCGGTTCTTTTGCTTGAGGAGGATGTGTTAGGGAGGGGGTTGTTTTACTATGTGCTCGTGTTTATATTGTTTTCTCCCATTTCTTGGAATTGCTTGCTCAGAACTGAAAAAGATTGGTtcggttttatgttatgttgcTTGCTTATAACTCAAAAGACAGTTTCGATTTGATGTTATGAAGTTGCAATACGAACTATGGGTTTGTTGCATCAGCTTCGATCAATCTATATTCTATGGCCTGTTTTTCGGAACACCAAACGCTGCTTGCTCTTCTTTATGTCTGTCGGAGTGGGGAAATGGGGGAGGGGTGGCCTGCTGGTTTATTTTGTTGTTGAGCAGTTCCTCGGGATTGTCCTTTCAGTTTCCATGAAAAACAGAAATGCCCAttgcatgcttaaattttttattattgatttttttcagGAATATCGGAAGGGAATATTGGAAACATCCACTCGTGCATGCAACTTTTCTACAAAAGGTACTGGAATTGTCTGTACTTGACTGTTTCTTGCATGTGTTAATATGATAATATCTTCTGTGCCCACTTAACGACAATTGCATCTTTGATAAATTTGATCAGTATATAGCGTCAAAGTTAATATCACCATGAGTGTTTCCATAGTTAGTTGCTTCCGATTTATGTTCACATATATGGAACACTGGCAAATAAGCGTAGAGTGGACTAGTGGCTGAAGTAATTACATGAATAGTTGATAACTAATCGACATGTCCAGGaatatgtgtatgtgtgtgtaccTACATTTTAACTGCGCAATTATGTTCTCAGTTGTCTGGTCACCTACCTAAGCAGAGAAGTTAGAAGAAATTCATTGTCCATACTTGACATGTAGTTTTCCCAAAAGATGAAGATGTCATTGGTCTTTCATTATATGTCAGAATGTAAGCTTTATCTAATCAATCCTACAAGAGCTTTTTGAGTATGCCTAGCAcaatttcttcttcttgtaAATTTTCATTCATTCCTTCACCATTTGTAGTTGGATGATCAACAATGCGACTTTTTTCCATACCCTGATCTGATATCTCGGATTGATGTTTTAGTATTGTTATTCTAATACACGCTTATTCACAATCATATAAAGCCAATGGATGTCTGTCTTGAGCTTATGGCTTTATTAACTTATTGTACAGTACTTGGTTGGCAACAATGAATATGTAATTTGCGGTTTTTTAAGGAATAACCCCATTGTATTGTCTCTATATTATTAGCAATCTTTGGTGTTGGGTTCCAACAATTCTTTTTGGTCATCTTGCAAGGGCTTTCTTGCATTCCTCAGTTTGTAttaatctttttttcttttttgaaagaTTCCTAAGTAAGTTGATGTTGCTCTGTATGCATGGAGGTAAAAGAAAATCAAAGTCAGATAATGGTGATTCTGGTGAAGAGAACATGTCCGAAAAAGATTTAGCTCTGAAGCTTGCTTTGGATCAGATCACCGCATCATTTGGAAAAGGATCCATTATGTGGCTCGGACGGTCTGTCTCTCCGAGGCATACTCCAGTGGTGTCCACTGGATCCTTTGCCTTGGATATTGCACTGGGAATTGGTGGACTTCCAAAGGtatattatacataaaaaagGCACCCATGTCCAAGAAACTTGTTTAAAAGAACTTCAAATTGTATTGTCTGCATACTGCCTCATCCTCCTTGTATAGGAGTCATGGTTTTGGATCTTATTATCATGCAGCTTGGAATGTGGTAAGTTGACTAAAGGAAACCTTTGAATGTGGTCAGCACTCCCTTGTACACTGCCAAggaaagtttaaaatttgttaactTTCACATTGTAATCTTTTTTCCTTCACGAGGGTCCAATCAATTATTTTCTATGTGCTTTCGTTTCACAATTTATTTCTCCATTTTATTCAGATTTTTATTATAGTATCTCTTGGACAGGTACAAGTACAACTGcactattttaaatttgttgagtttttcTAGACCCTTTATGTGTAAGCTATTGATTATGCCCTTCATGTGGATTCTCTACGTTTACCCTTGAAGagatgttatatatatatatataggtttACTTATGGGCTACATAACGCGAGTGAAAACCTTCTAGTAAATTTTGTCAGTGGATGTATATTAGGACACACCATACATTCGTACAAGACTGCTAAAAGTGTGTGatcaattttcatatttaaatttatataaatgatGTTTATGAGGGTTAATAGGGGCGCGTTGTGGAAATATATGGTCCAGAGGCTTCTGGGAAAACAACTCTTGCTCTTCATGTGATTGCTGAGGCACAAAAACAAGGAGGTTAGTCATTTTGCCTCCTTTTAATTTTCCTAATACTTGTtttattgacaaaaaaaattctctACCTTTTTTTGTCCTTTTCTAGGCTATTGTGTTTTCGTGGATGCTGAGCATGCGCTTGATCCAGCATTAGCGGAGGCAATTGGAGTAAACACTAAAAACTTGCTTCTGTCACAACCAGATTGTGGTGAGCAAGCTCTCAGTCTTGTGGATACCCTAATCCGGAGTGGTTCAGTCGATGTCGTCGTTGTGGATAGTGTAAGTAAGACATGTGGTTCCTGCTTATAATGTTATTGAAAGATTTCACAAACACATTGGTGATGTTTTGTGATgccattttttttcttaatttcattttgTAGGTAGCTGCCCTGGTCCCTAAAGGTGAACTTGATGGTGAAATGGGGGACGCACACATGGCAATGCAAGCTAGACTTATGAGTCAGGCACTTCGCAAATTGAGCCATTCTTTGTCAGTCTCACAgacaatattaatttttacaaatCAGGCAAGGGCTATAAATTTTTATTGCGTtcaacatttttatttattttttctgctGTGTTCCACTTTATTTCCTTATatcttgtatttatttttactcAAATGTGTTTTAGTTTTACTGTAAATAAtgcagaaaatattttttatccaCATTTTTTGTGCATCTTGTTTCATTGTTCATGTCTTTCCCATGAATACTCCTTTTCTCTTTATGATTTTTGTTTTGTCATGCATCTTAATTGTCCTTGTTTTCATGAGCTTACGGTAATTTGCTTTTTAATTTCTTGTCCactttctaattttatttagttCCGTGATCTAGATAAGGTTAGCTTAATCCCCTCTCCTTCCAGTTGTTCCTCCCTTCAATTTCTTTTTTCCTACATCCCTGATGAATTATGTGTGATTTTAGGTACGATCCAAGCTGTCTACCTTTGGATTTGGGGGCCCCACTGAAGTTACTTGTGGTGGAAATGCTTTGAAATTTTATGCTTCGGTACGTCTAAATATTAAGAGAACAGGGCTTGTCAAGAAGGGAGAAGAGGTATGCAGTTTGCTCATACAAACGTTTGTAGAGTGACGAAATCTTAATAAAATGGAATGATGACCTCTTCCACACTATAAACTCTTAGTTTTTGtcacttcttttctttttctggacaagttattttttaattgtaaacAATTGTTATTCGATCTGCGGAATATGGCTTCTTGAGTGAAATTGCACTTCGAATTTACTTTACTAAAAGTTTTACATTGTCATCCTACGTTCCTAAACAAAAACAGTATTCGTATAATTATGTGATAAATTGGATAACTTCCTCTTGAACACTATCCGATATTAGcattttcatcaattttttGTCATTTGATGTTGCACGAGAATGAACTTCTTATTTGGCCTtttcttctctctctctcttttctcAATTTTTGCTATGTTCAAGCACTTTTTGGttggataaaaataaatgtCCTTACAAGACACTGTATAGGACGTTAAAGTTCAAGTTTGTTCTAGGTAACATGCTATCTAAGACTGATAAGAGTTAAAGAGCACTTTGTAATGATTCAATTATGTGTGTTTTTTTAGCAATCTCTTTCGTCTATAGGCTATAGGAAGCCAAGTTCATGTCAAGATTGTAAAGAACAAGCATGCGCCTCCATTCAGAACTGCCGAGTTTGAGCTCGAATTTGGCAGAGGAATTAGTCGCGAATCGGAGTTGATAGACTTAGGATGCAAATACAAGTTTGTTACAAAAGCTGGTTCATTCTTTAACATGAACGGTAAAAATTTTCATGGCAAGGAAGCTTTGAAGAGTTACCTGTCTGAAAATGAAAGTGAGCGGGAAGAACTCATGAAATTGCTAAGGGAGAAACTTATTGATGCTGGACCAGATGCCAAAAGTGATTCTATAATTGGAGCTATAGGTGGAGAGATCACTGAAGATGCTGCTGCATCTGACACGACCTGTGAAGAAATTGTTACTGCAGTTGAGGCATAAAATTGTAAGCTTATTCTTGATCAAGAAGATCTCTTTAATATGAAATATGCTTATATTGCTGTGTAAGATCTGCTTTTTCCGTCTAATCCTTTTCTATACTTGGATAGACATCTGCAAGCTAGATCAGAAGGAATTTGGGACAAGTCTTGCAACCAATTTACCTGCAGTGTTCTTCATCGTCGGCTGTTGAAGTCTTGAACTGCACAGTGATTGTAAAATCCCAGATACGTGGGTGTTTCAGGTCTTTTGGTCGAAGTTTTACTTGTCCACAAAATTGGACAAGCAGGTATCCGGTTGATTGTATGGTTGTATGATTTCTTCCAATCATCTGTTGCTGATGTTCGGCTGAGTTTTGTATGTTAAAAGTGTTCTCTGTTGTATATTCAGCAATGttaaatgtttaagaaaagttttcaaTGGAAATTCATTTAAGAATGCCATATTTATATCCGCTTGTTTTTTCTCCTAATTTTTTTCCTGTTGAAACTAAGCAACTTAAAAGCTTAATTTTNNNNNNNNNNNNNNNNNNNNNNNNNNNNNNNNNNNNNNNNNNNNNNNNNNNNNNNNNNNNNNNNNNNNNNNNNNNNNNNNNNNNNNNNNNNNNNNNNNNNNNNNNNNNNNNNNNNNNNNNNNNNNNNNNNNNNNNNNNNNNNNNNNNNNNNNNNNNNNNNNNNNNNNNNNNNNNNNNNNNNNNNNNNNNNNNNNNNNNNNNNNNNNNNNNNNNNNNNNNNNNNNNNNNNNNNNNNNNNNNNNNNNNNNNNNNNNNNNNNNNNNNNNNNNNNNNNNNNNNNNNNNNNNNNNNNNNNNNNNNNNNNNTATATATAGGTGTTGAACGAATTTTATGTATGACTTGAAAATGATGGTCCTTGATTCAAAATTCATACGTGAAAGCCAACTTTTCTGCTTCCTCGAATCTGGGCAGTTAGTCAATTAGCTTTCAGCCATACAAACCTAAGGACACATCATCCTCCCAGCCCTCACCCGACGCCCCTCTCTGTTTTTTTTCCCTCCTCAAAAGTCTTGTTTTTGGTTATTTCATAGATAAAAATGAGAGGACTCATATTAAACTGAAAGATCGCTGAATTTCTAGAAGTGGCCATCACCACCAACTGTACAAGAATTCCTCAGATTTGAAACTTGTTAACAAAAATTGATGAGTGGTGAtcgaaatt
This genomic interval carries:
- the LOC140961737 gene encoding DNA repair protein recA homolog 3, mitochondrial-like isoform X1 — translated: MARFLRNASCIRRYLFPQLQEYRKGILETSTRACNFSTKGKRKSKSDNGDSGEENMSEKDLALKLALDQITASFGKGSIMWLGRSVSPRHTPVVSTGSFALDIALGIGGLPKGRVVEIYGPEASGKTTLALHVIAEAQKQGGYCVFVDAEHALDPALAEAIGVNTKNLLLSQPDCGEQALSLVDTLIRSGSVDVVVVDSVAALVPKGELDGEMGDAHMAMQARLMSQALRKLSHSLSVSQTILIFTNQVRSKLSTFGFGGPTEVTCGGNALKFYASVRLNIKRTGLVKKGEEAIGSQVHVKIVKNKHAPPFRTAEFELEFGRGISRESELIDLGCKYKFVTKAGSFFNMNGKNFHGKEALKSYLSENESEREELMKLLREKLIDAGPDAKSDSIIGAIGGEITEDAAASDTTCEEIVTAVEA
- the LOC140961737 gene encoding DNA repair protein recA homolog 3, mitochondrial-like isoform X3; this translates as MQLFYKRKSKSDNGDSGEENMSEKDLALKLALDQITASFGKGSIMWLGRSVSPRHTPVVSTGSFALDIALGIGGLPKGRVVEIYGPEASGKTTLALHVIAEAQKQGGYCVFVDAEHALDPALAEAIGVNTKNLLLSQPDCGEQALSLVDTLIRSGSVDVVVVDSVAALVPKGELDGEMGDAHMAMQARLMSQALRKLSHSLSVSQTILIFTNQVRSKLSTFGFGGPTEVTCGGNALKFYASVRLNIKRTGLVKKGEEAIGSQVHVKIVKNKHAPPFRTAEFELEFGRGISRESELIDLGCKYKFVTKAGSFFNMNGKNFHGKEALKSYLSENESEREELMKLLREKLIDAGPDAKSDSIIGAIGGEITEDAAASDTTCEEIVTAVEA
- the LOC140961737 gene encoding DNA repair protein recA homolog 3, mitochondrial-like isoform X2 encodes the protein MQLFYKRFLSKLMLLCMHGGKRKSKSDNGDSGEENMSEKDLALKLALDQITASFGKGSIMWLGRSVSPRHTPVVSTGSFALDIALGIGGLPKGRVVEIYGPEASGKTTLALHVIAEAQKQGGYCVFVDAEHALDPALAEAIGVNTKNLLLSQPDCGEQALSLVDTLIRSGSVDVVVVDSVAALVPKGELDGEMGDAHMAMQARLMSQALRKLSHSLSVSQTILIFTNQVRSKLSTFGFGGPTEVTCGGNALKFYASVRLNIKRTGLVKKGEEAIGSQVHVKIVKNKHAPPFRTAEFELEFGRGISRESELIDLGCKYKFVTKAGSFFNMNGKNFHGKEALKSYLSENESEREELMKLLREKLIDAGPDAKSDSIIGAIGGEITEDAAASDTTCEEIVTAVEA